A window of the Gemmatirosa kalamazoonensis genome harbors these coding sequences:
- a CDS encoding M16 family metallopeptidase translates to MTPPVGFDVAGLRRTTLDNGLTVLSEEIPGVRSVAFGAFVQAGSIHEPRERMGVSHLLEHMVFKGTPTRTARQLSLEVETLGGSLDAYTTREYTSYQARVLDEHLDVATDVIADLVFRPLLRDADLALERNVVIEEIGMVEDTPDDLVFELHNELLWGSHPYGHAILGTRETVGALGTAELRALHERAYHPGRVVVAAAGRVEHDRLVESLVRSGWDREPRRDATPLATCPPTPQAPAYRHEPDRELTQTHVVFGSTTVPHADPRRYALSLVSMLLGGGMSSRLFQKVREEQGLAYAVHTFQSFHVDTGLHGVYVASAPETARRAADSVREELARLASESLPDEELEAGKRQLKGQITLSLESVTNRMYRAAGVELFGEPFRTLDDALALVERINPEDVRDVCAAFFAPEQQTVLSLGPKAVG, encoded by the coding sequence GTGACCCCGCCCGTCGGCTTCGACGTGGCGGGGCTCCGCCGCACGACGCTCGACAACGGACTGACCGTGCTCTCGGAAGAGATTCCGGGCGTGCGGTCGGTTGCGTTCGGGGCCTTCGTGCAGGCGGGATCGATTCACGAGCCGCGCGAGCGCATGGGCGTCTCGCACCTGCTCGAGCACATGGTGTTCAAGGGCACGCCGACGCGCACCGCGCGCCAGCTCTCGCTCGAGGTGGAGACGTTAGGCGGGTCGCTCGACGCGTACACGACGCGCGAGTACACGTCGTACCAGGCGCGCGTGCTCGACGAGCATCTCGACGTGGCGACCGACGTCATCGCGGACCTCGTGTTCCGGCCGCTGCTCCGTGACGCCGACCTCGCGCTCGAGCGCAACGTCGTGATCGAGGAGATCGGGATGGTGGAGGACACCCCCGACGACCTCGTGTTCGAGCTGCACAACGAGCTGCTGTGGGGATCGCACCCGTACGGCCACGCGATCCTCGGCACGCGCGAGACGGTCGGCGCGTTAGGCACCGCGGAGCTGCGCGCGCTGCACGAGCGCGCGTATCATCCGGGGCGCGTGGTGGTCGCGGCGGCCGGGCGCGTGGAGCACGACCGGCTCGTCGAGTCGCTCGTGCGCTCCGGGTGGGACCGCGAGCCGCGACGCGACGCCACGCCGCTCGCGACGTGTCCGCCGACGCCGCAGGCGCCGGCGTACCGCCACGAGCCGGATCGCGAGCTGACGCAGACGCACGTCGTGTTCGGCTCGACGACGGTGCCCCACGCCGATCCGCGACGCTACGCGCTGTCGCTCGTGAGCATGCTGCTCGGCGGCGGCATGAGCTCGCGGCTGTTCCAGAAGGTGCGCGAGGAGCAGGGGCTCGCGTACGCCGTCCACACGTTCCAGAGCTTCCACGTCGACACCGGGCTGCACGGCGTGTACGTCGCGTCCGCGCCGGAGACGGCGCGGCGCGCGGCCGACTCGGTGCGCGAGGAGCTCGCGCGGCTCGCGAGCGAGTCGCTGCCCGACGAGGAGCTCGAGGCGGGGAAGCGACAGCTGAAGGGCCAGATCACGCTGTCGCTCGAGAGCGTGACGAACCGGATGTACCGCGCCGCGGGCGTGGAGCTGTTCGGCGAGCCGTTCCGCACGCTCGACGACGCGCTCGCGCTCGTGGAACGAATCAACCCGGAGGACGTGCGCGACGTGTGCGCGGCGTTCTTCGCCCCCGAGCAGCAGACGGTGCTCAGCCTCGGCCCCAAAGCCGTCGGCTGA
- a CDS encoding polyribonucleotide nucleotidyltransferase, with product MTQRVERTFAGRKLVIETGRMAKQAAGSALVQFGDTMVLAAVTVSDTQSPLPFFPLTVEYREKSYAAGKIPGGFIKREGRPHDAEILSARIIDRSIRPLFPEGFKNEVQVFIYVISADQENDADVLALVAASYALNASKIPFLGPIAGVRVGRVQENWVLNPTFQQLQYSDLELVVAGSQDSIVMVEGGALEVSEEDVVNALQVAHGGVRELIAMQQELLDKAGRVAKMTWTKAEVPENVSARVKELAEGKIAEAINQPEKHTRVQAVEDVKKAVKEQLLPEFPDNSKDFGSILGDIEYNALRGQVLSTGLRVDGRKPTEVRPISIDTKVLPRAHGSALFTRGQTQALVAVTLGTAQDVQRLDSIDDAGETEKTFMLHYNFPPFSTGEVRPVRGTSRREIGHGNLAERALQGVLPPFEEFPYTVRIVSDVLESNGSSSMASVCGGSLALFDAGVPMQAAVAGVAMGLIKEGEKYAILTDILGTEDHLGDMDFKVAGTRNGITSIQMDIKIEGLDLRIMTEALAQAKAGRLHILGEMEKALGTPRTELSPYAPRIVTVQISPEKIGDLIGPKGKTIRGIQDETGAEITVDDTGTVTIAAVGGESMERARQMVMAITAEPIVGETYEGTVKSTTAFGAFVEIMPGTEALLHISEMRHARVEKTEDVVKKGDRVKVKLIDRDERGRLRLSMKALEPKPEGAPEAPAEGNGDRPRGERSERPPRAESNGGEERAERAPREEGAAAGGGSGRRPRSGPRRGSRDDRGER from the coding sequence ATGACGCAACGCGTGGAACGCACGTTCGCCGGCCGTAAGCTCGTCATCGAGACGGGCCGCATGGCGAAGCAGGCCGCCGGGTCGGCCCTCGTCCAGTTCGGCGACACGATGGTGCTCGCCGCCGTGACGGTCAGCGACACTCAGAGTCCGCTGCCGTTCTTCCCGCTCACGGTCGAGTACCGCGAGAAGAGCTACGCCGCCGGCAAGATCCCGGGCGGCTTCATCAAGCGCGAGGGCCGGCCGCACGACGCCGAGATCCTCTCCGCCCGCATCATCGACCGCTCGATCCGCCCGCTCTTCCCGGAGGGGTTCAAGAACGAGGTCCAGGTCTTCATCTACGTCATCTCGGCGGACCAGGAGAACGACGCGGACGTGCTGGCGCTCGTCGCCGCGTCGTACGCGCTGAACGCGTCGAAGATCCCGTTCCTCGGCCCGATCGCCGGCGTGCGCGTCGGCCGCGTGCAGGAGAACTGGGTCCTCAACCCGACGTTCCAGCAGCTCCAGTACAGTGATCTGGAGCTCGTCGTCGCCGGGTCGCAGGACTCGATCGTGATGGTCGAGGGCGGGGCGCTCGAGGTGAGCGAGGAGGACGTCGTCAACGCGCTGCAGGTCGCGCACGGCGGCGTGCGGGAGCTCATCGCGATGCAGCAGGAGCTGCTCGACAAGGCCGGCCGCGTCGCGAAGATGACGTGGACGAAGGCCGAGGTCCCGGAGAACGTCAGCGCCCGCGTGAAGGAGCTCGCCGAGGGGAAGATCGCCGAGGCGATCAACCAGCCGGAGAAGCACACGCGCGTGCAGGCGGTCGAGGACGTGAAGAAGGCCGTGAAGGAGCAGCTGCTGCCGGAGTTCCCGGACAACAGCAAGGACTTCGGCTCGATCCTCGGCGACATCGAGTACAACGCGCTGCGCGGCCAGGTGCTCTCCACCGGCCTGCGCGTGGACGGCCGCAAGCCCACCGAGGTGCGGCCGATCTCGATCGACACGAAGGTGCTGCCGCGCGCCCACGGCTCGGCGCTGTTCACGCGCGGTCAGACGCAGGCGCTCGTCGCGGTCACGTTAGGCACCGCGCAGGACGTGCAGCGCCTCGACTCGATCGACGACGCGGGCGAGACCGAGAAGACGTTCATGCTCCATTACAACTTCCCGCCGTTCTCCACGGGGGAGGTGCGTCCGGTGCGCGGCACGAGCCGCCGCGAGATCGGTCATGGCAATCTGGCCGAGCGCGCGCTGCAGGGCGTGCTGCCGCCGTTCGAGGAGTTCCCGTACACGGTCCGCATCGTGTCCGATGTGCTCGAGTCGAACGGCTCCTCGTCGATGGCGTCGGTGTGCGGCGGCTCGCTCGCGCTGTTCGACGCCGGCGTGCCGATGCAGGCCGCCGTCGCCGGCGTGGCGATGGGGCTCATCAAGGAGGGTGAGAAGTACGCCATCCTCACCGACATCCTCGGCACCGAGGACCACCTCGGCGACATGGACTTCAAGGTCGCCGGGACGCGCAACGGCATCACCTCGATCCAGATGGACATCAAGATCGAGGGGCTCGACCTGCGCATCATGACCGAGGCGCTGGCGCAGGCGAAGGCCGGCCGCCTGCACATCCTCGGCGAGATGGAGAAGGCGTTAGGCACGCCGCGCACGGAGCTCTCGCCGTACGCGCCGCGCATCGTGACGGTGCAGATCAGCCCCGAGAAGATCGGGGACCTGATCGGCCCGAAGGGCAAGACGATTCGCGGCATCCAGGACGAGACGGGCGCCGAGATCACCGTCGACGACACCGGCACGGTCACGATCGCCGCCGTCGGCGGCGAGTCGATGGAGCGCGCGCGGCAGATGGTCATGGCCATCACCGCCGAGCCGATCGTCGGCGAGACGTACGAGGGGACGGTGAAGAGCACGACGGCGTTCGGCGCGTTCGTCGAGATCATGCCGGGCACCGAGGCGCTGCTCCACATCTCCGAGATGCGCCACGCGCGTGTCGAGAAGACCGAGGACGTGGTGAAGAAGGGCGACCGCGTGAAGGTGAAGCTCATCGACCGCGACGAGCGTGGGCGTCTGCGTCTCTCCATGAAGGCGCTCGAGCCGAAGCCGGAAGGCGCGCCCGAGGCGCCGGCCGAGGGCAACGGCGATCGTCCGCGCGGGGAGCGCTCGGAGCGGCCGCCGCGCGCGGAGAGCAACGGCGGCGAGGAGCGCGCCGAGCGCGCGCCCCGCGAGGAGGGCGCAGCGGCCGGTGGCGGCTCGGGGCGTCGTCCGCGCAGCGGCCCGCGACGCGGCTCTCGCGACGACCGCGGCGAGCGCTGA
- the rpsO gene encoding 30S ribosomal protein S15, with protein MAFEKAPTITKYQRHETDSGSPRVQIAVLTERINYLTEHFRTHAKDHHGRLGLLKMVGKRRRLLDYLKRENVDEYRQLVSELGLRH; from the coding sequence ATGGCTTTCGAAAAGGCACCGACCATCACGAAGTACCAGCGCCACGAGACGGATAGTGGATCGCCGCGGGTGCAGATCGCCGTCCTCACGGAGCGCATCAACTATCTGACGGAGCACTTCCGGACTCACGCCAAGGACCATCACGGGCGGCTGGGGCTCCTCAAGATGGTCGGCAAGCGTCGGCGCCTGCTCGACTATCTCAAGCGCGAGAACGTCGACGAATACCGGCAGCTTGTTTCGGAGCTGGGGCTCCGCCACTAA
- a CDS encoding serine/threonine-protein kinase — translation MPEHSTELPADQSAGHLIGRYVVRRRLGAGGFARVYCAWDPDLEIEVAIKIPKPQLADDAEALERFRREATTAARLRHPNVVTVLTVGRLEEPFDGAPAGTPFLVMDFLPEALSGRLAATPVLPEPEWLRIGEEVARGLAYAHAQGVVHRDVKPDNILFGRHGEAVVTDFGIARAVSERLAPTSRSIVVGTPEYFSPEQARGLPLDGRTDVYALGVTLYRMAVGALPFEGDDWYAIMRQHVEDAPRPPRELNPAITPAAEQVILRTLAKRPEDRFQTAAELAASLAAVAHPSHGLAMGDGATVDLGLSPISPVSGRPRLVQRSRRRTVALVAGVIVVAAVAGVSAAVALARRDQLTPAPAVDRVTLDTAPVTAPPPAPVDSAPSQVQLPESLPKAVPTVARGGLRVSAPPEARVYVDTRFVAFGSWQADTLTAGRHEVRAVLSGATDCASATKSTVVTVARRESKSVHLAPAPCGSLGLAVTPLPATYKLSDDGDRVLYEGSLPLARPLTLPEGDYHLVVTARYCAAYDDHVHVQSGGTQTLPIKLICTG, via the coding sequence GTGCCTGAGCACTCGACGGAGCTCCCCGCGGACCAGTCCGCGGGCCACCTGATCGGACGCTACGTGGTACGCCGCCGGCTCGGCGCCGGTGGGTTCGCGCGGGTGTATTGCGCGTGGGATCCGGACCTCGAGATCGAGGTCGCCATCAAGATCCCCAAGCCGCAGCTCGCCGACGACGCGGAAGCGCTCGAGCGGTTCCGCCGCGAGGCCACCACCGCGGCGCGCCTGCGGCATCCCAACGTCGTCACCGTCCTCACCGTCGGGCGGCTCGAGGAGCCGTTCGACGGCGCCCCGGCCGGTACGCCGTTCCTCGTGATGGACTTCCTCCCCGAGGCGCTGAGCGGGCGGCTGGCCGCCACGCCGGTGCTGCCGGAGCCCGAATGGCTTCGCATCGGCGAGGAGGTGGCCCGCGGGCTCGCCTACGCCCACGCCCAGGGCGTCGTGCACCGCGACGTGAAGCCGGACAACATCCTGTTCGGCCGGCACGGCGAGGCCGTCGTCACCGACTTCGGCATCGCGCGCGCCGTCAGCGAGCGGCTCGCGCCGACCAGTCGCTCCATCGTCGTCGGCACGCCGGAGTACTTCTCCCCCGAGCAGGCCCGCGGCCTCCCGCTCGACGGCCGCACCGACGTCTACGCCCTCGGCGTCACGCTCTACCGCATGGCCGTCGGCGCCCTGCCGTTCGAGGGCGACGACTGGTACGCGATCATGCGCCAGCACGTCGAGGACGCGCCCCGTCCGCCACGCGAGCTCAACCCCGCCATCACCCCGGCGGCGGAGCAGGTCATCCTCCGCACCCTGGCGAAGCGGCCCGAGGATCGTTTCCAGACGGCGGCGGAGCTCGCGGCGAGCCTCGCCGCCGTCGCGCATCCGTCCCACGGCCTCGCCATGGGCGACGGGGCCACGGTGGACCTCGGCCTGTCGCCGATCTCGCCGGTGTCCGGACGTCCGCGGCTCGTCCAGCGCAGCCGGCGCCGCACCGTGGCGCTCGTCGCCGGCGTGATCGTCGTCGCGGCGGTCGCCGGCGTGTCCGCGGCCGTCGCCCTCGCGCGCCGCGACCAGCTGACGCCGGCGCCGGCGGTCGATCGGGTCACGCTCGACACCGCGCCCGTCACCGCGCCGCCGCCCGCGCCCGTCGACAGCGCCCCGTCGCAGGTGCAGCTGCCCGAGTCGCTCCCGAAGGCGGTGCCGACCGTCGCGCGCGGGGGCCTGCGCGTGAGCGCGCCCCCCGAGGCACGCGTCTACGTCGACACGCGATTCGTCGCGTTCGGAAGCTGGCAGGCGGACACGCTGACGGCCGGTCGACACGAGGTGCGGGCGGTGCTCTCCGGCGCCACCGACTGCGCGTCGGCCACGAAGTCCACGGTGGTGACCGTGGCGCGTCGGGAGTCGAAGTCCGTGCACCTCGCGCCCGCGCCGTGCGGCTCGCTGGGCCTGGCCGTGACGCCGCTCCCGGCGACGTACAAGCTGTCCGACGACGGCGATCGCGTGCTGTACGAGGGGAGCCTGCCGCTCGCCCGCCCGCTCACGCTGCCCGAAGGCGACTACCACCTGGTCGTGACCGCGCGCTACTGCGCCGCGTACGACGACCACGTGCACGTGCAGTCGGGCGGCACGCAGACGCTGCCGATCAAACTGATCTGCACGGGCTGA
- the rseP gene encoding RIP metalloprotease RseP, translated as MLTLLAPIIVFGLVVFVHELGHFLAAKAVGVYAPRFSIGFGPALLRKRFGETEYVLAALPLGGYVRMASREDESMAFIEGGGEHPSDAVPTTGANAAGRAVDDHVGDPRLRKDWDPDALAPFGPHPVPEHRWFESKSLPARLLILLAGVTMNALLAIVMNTANVAAYGRPYLPAVIDSVLPGQPAAVAGLARGDSIIAVNGAPVRTWGDLLERVSQLPNSTVDFAIVRAGTPMHLSVSTRAQQVTDEITQERRTVGRVGIAPRAREMREHVGFGDALGDGWRATWYSAGAVVGVVRGLFAGRVAVSNLGGPIAIARTSVAAAKGGLEPLLALVAFLSINIAVLNLLPIPVLDGGQVLINVLEAIKGSAFSVRTREYILRAGLVAIALLFVTVMWNDLSRLLGDIFRR; from the coding sequence ATGCTGACCTTACTCGCTCCGATCATCGTCTTCGGGCTCGTCGTGTTCGTGCACGAGCTCGGGCACTTCCTCGCGGCGAAGGCGGTTGGCGTCTACGCGCCGCGGTTCTCGATCGGCTTCGGGCCGGCCCTGCTGCGCAAGCGCTTCGGCGAGACCGAGTACGTGCTCGCCGCGCTGCCGCTCGGCGGCTACGTGCGCATGGCGTCCCGCGAGGACGAGTCGATGGCGTTCATCGAGGGCGGCGGCGAGCACCCGTCGGACGCGGTGCCGACGACGGGAGCGAACGCCGCGGGGCGCGCGGTGGACGACCACGTCGGCGATCCGCGGCTGCGCAAGGACTGGGACCCCGACGCGCTCGCGCCGTTCGGCCCGCACCCGGTGCCCGAGCACCGCTGGTTCGAGTCGAAGTCGCTCCCTGCGCGGCTGCTGATCCTGCTCGCCGGCGTGACGATGAATGCGCTGCTCGCGATCGTGATGAACACCGCGAACGTCGCGGCGTACGGCCGACCGTATCTCCCCGCGGTCATCGACTCCGTGCTGCCGGGGCAGCCGGCGGCGGTCGCCGGCCTCGCGCGCGGCGACAGCATCATCGCGGTGAACGGCGCGCCGGTGCGCACGTGGGGCGACCTGCTCGAGCGCGTGTCGCAGCTGCCTAACAGCACGGTGGACTTCGCGATCGTGCGCGCCGGGACGCCGATGCACCTCTCCGTCTCGACGCGCGCGCAGCAGGTGACGGACGAGATCACGCAGGAGCGCCGCACGGTGGGACGCGTCGGCATCGCGCCGCGCGCACGCGAGATGCGCGAGCACGTCGGCTTCGGCGACGCGCTCGGCGACGGGTGGCGGGCGACGTGGTACTCCGCGGGCGCCGTCGTCGGCGTCGTGCGCGGCCTGTTCGCGGGGCGCGTCGCCGTCTCGAACCTCGGCGGACCGATCGCCATCGCGCGCACGTCCGTCGCCGCGGCAAAGGGCGGGCTCGAGCCGCTGCTCGCGCTCGTCGCGTTCCTCAGCATCAACATCGCCGTGCTGAACCTGCTGCCGATCCCGGTGCTCGACGGCGGACAGGTGCTCATCAACGTGCTGGAGGCGATCAAGGGCAGCGCGTTCAGCGTGCGCACGCGCGAGTACATCCTGCGTGCCGGGCTCGTGGCGATCGCGCTGCTGTTCGTGACCGTGATGTGGAACGACCTGTCGCGGCTCCTCGGCGACATCTTCCGCCGCTGA
- the dxr gene encoding 1-deoxy-D-xylulose-5-phosphate reductoisomerase, with product MRGVAILGSTGSIGTTALRVLARQEDRFRVAALTAYGNAALLRAQADRFGPSFVGLVTPNGGADDAGWCTGPACLVEAATRDDADIVLNAVVGAAGLDATLAALRAGKRVALANKETLVVAGELAHQAACAGGGEIVPVDSEHSAILQCIAGRPGQEVRRIVLTASGGPFRTWPREKLERATLADALQHPTWSMGRKITVDSATLANKALEVIEAHFLFGLPYDRIEVVVHPQSVVHSFVEFVDGSVLAQMGVPSMELPVLYALTHPERVPDAGVPPFDPVELGPLTFERVRHDAFPALRLGVEAGRAGGAAPAVFNAANECAVALFLEGRIGLLDIPRAIESALAALGGAPAGSRDALLAADAGARRHVTDRFAC from the coding sequence GTGCGCGGCGTCGCGATCCTCGGGAGCACGGGATCCATCGGGACCACGGCGCTCCGCGTGCTGGCGCGGCAGGAGGATCGCTTTCGCGTCGCGGCGCTCACCGCGTACGGCAACGCCGCGCTGCTGCGCGCGCAGGCCGACCGCTTCGGGCCGTCGTTCGTGGGGCTCGTGACGCCTAACGGCGGCGCCGACGACGCGGGCTGGTGCACCGGACCCGCGTGTCTCGTGGAAGCGGCGACGCGCGACGACGCGGACATCGTGCTGAACGCCGTGGTCGGCGCGGCGGGGCTCGACGCGACGCTGGCCGCGCTGCGCGCCGGCAAGCGCGTCGCGCTCGCGAACAAGGAGACGCTCGTCGTCGCCGGCGAACTCGCGCACCAGGCAGCGTGCGCGGGCGGCGGCGAGATCGTGCCCGTGGACAGCGAGCACTCGGCCATCCTGCAGTGCATCGCGGGCCGTCCGGGGCAGGAGGTCCGGCGCATCGTGCTCACCGCGTCGGGCGGGCCGTTCCGCACGTGGCCGCGCGAGAAGCTGGAGCGGGCCACGCTCGCCGACGCGCTGCAGCATCCCACGTGGAGCATGGGGCGCAAGATCACCGTCGACAGCGCCACGCTCGCGAACAAGGCGCTCGAGGTGATCGAGGCGCATTTCCTGTTCGGCCTGCCGTACGACCGCATCGAGGTCGTCGTGCACCCGCAGAGCGTCGTGCACTCGTTCGTCGAGTTCGTCGACGGGAGCGTGCTCGCGCAGATGGGCGTGCCGAGCATGGAGCTGCCCGTGCTGTACGCGCTCACGCACCCCGAACGCGTGCCGGATGCCGGTGTACCACCGTTCGACCCGGTGGAGCTGGGGCCACTCACGTTCGAGCGCGTGCGCCACGACGCGTTCCCCGCGCTGCGGCTCGGCGTCGAGGCAGGACGCGCGGGCGGCGCGGCACCGGCGGTGTTCAACGCCGCGAACGAGTGCGCCGTGGCGCTCTTCCTGGAGGGCCGCATCGGGCTGCTCGACATTCCACGCGCGATCGAGAGCGCGCTCGCCGCGCTCGGCGGCGCGCCCGCCGGCTCGCGCGACGCGCTCCTCGCCGCCGACGCGGGGGCCCGACGCCACGTCACCGACCGCTTCGCATGCTGA
- a CDS encoding phosphatidate cytidylyltransferase, with translation MSELARRIAFAVVAAPLAIAVVWFGDAALATLLGIVAALGAWEFYRIAAAGGTQPLAGAGIVAAAILPLLVHAHYRAVFTTPTVVGVLFALGVLAAAIWRRGVTGKPLGATAATVFGVLYVAVPLCYGYALRYHDYAVGRAAGTAVIMLPVLLTWASDIGAYAVGRMIGRRKLIPSVSPGKTVEGALGALVATVLVALLYERFVLRPYAQLAMAPWWAAAFGLVISVAAQIGDLAESLLKREAGVKDSSHLLPGHGGILDRFDSLFFVLPVSYLLLGWLVLPAPGAGR, from the coding sequence GTGAGCGAGCTCGCGCGCCGGATCGCGTTCGCGGTGGTCGCGGCTCCGCTCGCGATCGCCGTCGTCTGGTTCGGCGACGCCGCGCTGGCCACGCTGCTCGGCATCGTCGCCGCGCTCGGCGCGTGGGAGTTCTATCGCATCGCGGCTGCGGGAGGCACGCAGCCGCTCGCCGGTGCGGGCATCGTCGCCGCGGCGATCCTCCCGCTGCTCGTGCACGCGCACTATCGCGCCGTGTTCACGACGCCGACGGTCGTCGGCGTGCTGTTCGCGCTCGGCGTGCTCGCGGCGGCCATCTGGCGGCGCGGCGTGACCGGCAAGCCGTTAGGCGCGACGGCGGCTACCGTCTTCGGCGTGCTGTACGTGGCCGTGCCGCTGTGCTACGGCTACGCGCTGCGCTACCACGACTACGCCGTCGGACGCGCCGCGGGGACCGCGGTCATCATGCTCCCCGTGCTGCTGACGTGGGCGAGCGACATCGGCGCGTACGCGGTGGGTCGGATGATCGGGCGGCGCAAGCTGATCCCGAGCGTGAGCCCGGGCAAGACCGTCGAGGGAGCGTTAGGCGCGCTCGTCGCCACGGTGCTCGTCGCGCTGCTGTACGAGCGCTTCGTGCTGCGACCGTACGCGCAGCTCGCGATGGCGCCGTGGTGGGCGGCGGCGTTCGGTCTCGTCATCAGCGTCGCCGCGCAGATCGGCGATCTCGCGGAGTCGCTGCTCAAGCGCGAGGCGGGCGTGAAGGACAGCTCGCACCTGCTGCCGGGACACGGCGGCATCCTGGACCGCTTCGACAGCCTGTTCTTCGTGCTGCCGGTGAGCTACCTGCTGCTCGGCTGGCTCGTGCTGCCGGCGCCGGGAGCGGGACGGTGA
- a CDS encoding isoprenyl transferase — protein sequence MSPEKHADELLARIRVHGAIPRHVAIIMDGNGRWARERLLPRPLGHRSGMQSVRAVVKGALALGVEWLSLFAFSQENWQRPATEVGALMSLLEEYIAREVDELREKGVRVRVLGDLERLTPAAAAAVDRVIRDTAHNDRLTLNLFISYGSRAEIVRAARLLARDVAEGRMSPDDIDEEAIAARLYTADCPDPDLLIRTSGELRVSNFLLWQIAYTELYISDVLWPDFGRRELYEAVLAFQGRERRFGRVSA from the coding sequence GTGTCCCCCGAGAAGCACGCCGACGAGCTGCTGGCCAGGATCCGCGTACACGGCGCGATCCCGCGCCACGTGGCGATCATCATGGACGGGAACGGGCGGTGGGCGCGCGAGCGCCTGCTCCCGCGTCCGTTAGGCCATCGCTCGGGCATGCAGTCCGTGCGGGCGGTGGTGAAGGGCGCGCTGGCGCTCGGCGTGGAGTGGCTCTCGCTGTTCGCGTTCTCGCAGGAGAACTGGCAGCGGCCGGCCACCGAGGTGGGCGCGCTCATGTCGCTGCTCGAGGAGTACATCGCACGCGAAGTGGACGAACTCCGCGAGAAGGGCGTGCGCGTGCGCGTGCTCGGGGACCTCGAGCGCCTGACGCCGGCCGCCGCGGCGGCGGTCGACCGCGTCATTCGCGACACGGCGCACAACGACCGTCTCACGCTCAACCTGTTCATCTCGTACGGCAGCCGCGCGGAGATCGTGCGCGCGGCCCGGCTGCTCGCGCGCGACGTCGCCGAGGGGCGGATGTCGCCGGACGACATCGACGAGGAAGCGATCGCGGCGCGCCTGTACACGGCGGACTGCCCCGATCCGGATCTGCTGATCCGCACGTCCGGCGAGCTGCGCGTGTCGAACTTCCTGCTGTGGCAGATCGCGTACACGGAGCTCTACATCTCGGACGTGCTGTGGCCCGACTTCGGTCGGCGTGAGCTGTACGAGGCCGTCCTCGCGTTCCAGGGGCGGGAGCGGCGCTTCGGCCGCGTCTCGGCCTGA
- the frr gene encoding ribosome recycling factor produces the protein MATIKDLLQQGKTGMEKGLELAKREFGSIRAGKASANMLDVVRVDVYGQSMALNQVASVAAPEPRLIIVTPYDKGQAKVIEKAIRESDLGLEPSNMGGVIRVPLPALNEQRRKELVKVVHKLAEEGRVAIRHARTDARDRLKKLDGVSEDDKKHAEKDLQKLHDDYIAKVEALLKAKEAEIMEV, from the coding sequence ATGGCCACGATCAAGGATCTCCTCCAGCAGGGTAAGACGGGAATGGAGAAGGGGCTGGAGCTCGCGAAGCGCGAGTTCGGCTCCATCCGCGCCGGCAAGGCGTCGGCGAACATGCTCGACGTCGTGCGCGTGGACGTGTACGGCCAGAGCATGGCGCTCAACCAGGTCGCGAGCGTCGCCGCGCCGGAGCCGCGCCTCATCATCGTGACGCCGTACGACAAGGGGCAGGCGAAGGTGATCGAGAAGGCGATCCGCGAAAGCGACCTCGGACTCGAGCCGTCGAACATGGGCGGCGTGATCCGGGTGCCGCTGCCGGCGCTGAACGAGCAGCGGCGCAAGGAGCTCGTGAAGGTCGTGCACAAGCTCGCCGAGGAAGGGCGCGTCGCGATCCGCCATGCGCGCACCGATGCGCGCGACCGGCTGAAGAAGCTCGACGGCGTGTCCGAGGACGACAAGAAGCACGCCGAGAAGGACCTGCAGAAGCTGCACGACGACTACATCGCCAAGGTCGAGGCGCTGCTGAAGGCGAAGGAAGCCGAGATCATGGAAGTCTGA
- the pyrH gene encoding UMP kinase, translating into MASTAEVDAQRLDGGEALRYPRVLLKLSGEALAGEQRFGLDPSRLTFFAEQIEEVVETGAEVGLVIGGGNIVRGAQLASMGMDRVGADYMGMLGTVINALALQDVLEKRGLDTRVMTAIRMEELAEPYIRRRALAHLDNNRIVIFAAGTGNPYFSTDTAAVLRAIQIQADVIIKATSVDGIYSADPKKDPNAKFYPTISYRDVMLEELRVMDHTAITLCKENTLPLIVLNINQPGAVLRAVRGERVGTLVS; encoded by the coding sequence GTGGCGTCGACCGCGGAAGTGGACGCCCAACGGTTGGACGGTGGGGAAGCGCTGCGCTATCCCCGCGTCCTGCTGAAGCTCTCCGGCGAAGCGCTCGCCGGAGAGCAGCGCTTCGGCCTGGACCCGAGTCGACTCACGTTCTTCGCCGAGCAGATCGAGGAGGTCGTCGAGACCGGCGCCGAGGTGGGCCTCGTGATCGGCGGCGGCAACATCGTGCGCGGCGCGCAGCTCGCGAGCATGGGGATGGACCGCGTCGGCGCCGACTACATGGGCATGCTCGGCACGGTGATCAACGCGCTCGCGCTGCAGGACGTGCTCGAGAAGCGCGGCCTCGACACGCGCGTCATGACGGCGATCCGGATGGAGGAGCTCGCGGAGCCCTACATCCGGCGACGCGCGCTCGCGCATCTCGACAACAACCGGATCGTCATCTTTGCCGCCGGTACGGGGAATCCGTACTTTTCGACGGACACGGCCGCGGTGCTGCGCGCGATCCAGATCCAGGCCGACGTCATCATCAAGGCGACGAGCGTCGACGGCATCTACTCGGCCGATCCGAAGAAGGATCCGAACGCCAAGTTCTACCCGACGATCAGCTATCGGGACGTCATGCTCGAGGAGCTGCGCGTGATGGACCACACGGCGATCACGCTGTGCAAGGAGAACACGCTGCCGCTCATCGTGCTGAACATCAATCAACCGGGTGCCGTTCTCCGCGCCGTGCGCGGCGAGCGTGTCGGCACCCTCGTCAGCTGA